GCCAGTCACTAGGATAGCCAGTTTTGTaacaataatttaataatttggcCCAGTTTAACAATTGGTTACAAAAACTATGAATGCAAAAATGttataatttttaaacaaaatattttggtCAAAGATTAATTGTTAAacgggacatttcacaagatgtttttttaagttatatttttgggccattttgccTTTTTATGTTGACAGTGAttgaggagaggacaggaaagtacaggaaggagagaggggtatgggattggaaaatgaccacgagccgggaatcaAACTCAGGTCGccaaagtgcgaaagcaccacatgccGGAgtgctgcccactacaccattggcTCCGACAACAAGatgttttgtaatttttttgggccatttttgcctttatttgatagaAAGTAATTAAGGAGATGACAGGAAAGTATAGGGTGaaagaggggtatgggattggcaaaggatgtaaagatgtaaaataaatctttggtgttcccagagtatGTACgtgaaattttagctcaaaacaccatatagataatttattataacgtgttaaaattgacactttgttgatgtgagcaaaaatgtgccgtttttgggtgggtcctttaaaatgcaaagagctgatctctgcactaaatggcagtggcgtggttggaaggtgcagattaaggggcggtattaaccccttctgacatcacaaggggagccaaatttcaatgacatttttttccacatgcttgcatagaatggtttaccaaaactaagtaactgggttgattttttcacattttccagattgttagaagcactgggaacccaattatagcacttcaACATGGAAAAAgccagattttcatgatatgtcccctcaTGATAAATGTTATGTGAAATCAGCATCACGAGAATGTCACCACATTATTTATTGGTGTGATGATGATGTTAATACTTCTAGTAGCCACTAGAGGATGCTTTATAACTATAAACCGTATAAAATCTGAAAGAGTGTTCATACAGTACCTGCATCTGTGCCGTAATCCAGCGTTCCCTTCCTGTCAGTGATTCCCAGCAGCTGAGCGGGATGCAGAGATGCAGCTTCTAATGCGGCTTCTACAGTACAACCTATACACACATatgcacatacacatacataagCTAAACATCACAAACCCAACATCATGAGTTTAAGACCACTGACACACTAACCTGATGCCTCTCTGAAGTGTCTAACACACATGTCCATCGTCGCAATGCTGCCACTCAATGTGGTGGTGcctgaaatgtaaaatcattcaTGAACAGCCCTACCAAAGTACATCCCATAAGCATTTACACACTTTGTATTAAGCCATATTTGTTTATCAGATTGTGTCGTGCAAGAGCAGATCGAATATGATGTCATTTCGATAGACCTGCCACATATGCATGAAGGCCCTGGATGTCAATCTGCTGTTGGCCGAGTGTGTGCCGACCGGGTGGAAGACCCATCGCTGTCACGGCATCTGTGACCAGCACCAACCCTTCAACACATACACGACgtatataatataatgacacagcATTTATGttacaattttaagttttgtttgtgaATACCTGCAGGATGAGCTCTGTGGGCAATGCGTAGGGCAGCAGGGTTTGTGTGGATCCCATCTGCGATCATACCATAGTAAACTATCCGGCCAGGTGGTATGCGGTCACTCGTAAGCAATCCCACAATGCCCGGGTCTCTGTGATGAAACTGTAATGGCACAAAACTGTTAATTTGTTTGGTATGCATATTTATGTCTAAGAGAGGTCCTTACTAATACAGATACTAAAATCTTGTGTGAATGTGATACTAACAGGCAACATGGcgttaaataaatgtgttatgaATGAGGCTCCGTTCTGCACAGCCTCCTCAGCCTGAGAGAGATCAGCCATCGAGTGACCTGTACAGAAAAACATcacaaattttttattttcgaGTAAACTATCACTTTTAAGAAATCTGTGCATTACCTTACGCACCAAGTGACACGGCTATGCCCCTTCCTGCTAGTTCATGGATTGCTGCTTCACTATTGGCCAATTCTGGAGCAAGTGTTACCATAGCAACATTCTCCAGCCGCCCATACGTCTCTATGAGGTCAGCCACGCCCCCGGCTTTAAAAGTGCGAAGGAACTGAGGAGGGTGGGCGCCTCTTTTCTCTTCACTGATAAACGGACCCTCCAGGTGAAGACCTGACACAAATAAGAGCAGTAAACTCATGGAAGATTTGTATGAAAACCAAACTTGTACCCATCACACACATTACATAAATCTTGAACATTTGGTTACATCTTTGCACGACACATCACAGTTTgcagtaaaaaagtaaatgtgcaTTACCTAATACCCCCGCCCCTTCAGGTCCTCCGTCCTGAACTTTGATCTCTGGGATGACCTGTAGAGAAAAAGCTGGCCAGTGACATCACTAGTGCAGTCGTCATTGAGAAGCTAATATGTTATGTTTAAATACCACACAAGAATTTATTTGTATGCACTTTAGGGCGGTGATTGGTACATGGTACCTTGTGATATATGATTGGTGGAGAGGTAACGAGGGTGGGAAGGAACGAGGTGACACCATGTTCAAGAATCTTTTTGGCCACCAAAGCCACACCCCCTTTGATGTCACTACTGGCTTGGGAGAAGTCAACACCATACCCACCTATCAATACAGTCATGCAAAGGAATCATAGGTCAGTTCAGTCCAAAAAAGGtccgtttttttttatttatgtagggTATACGTATAGCTTACCATTTAACTGAACATCTATGAACCCCGGTGCAATGATTTTATTCCCACAGTCAACTTTGTAATCTGCAAAACCCTTTTCATCAAAGAACAGCTTTTCGGGGTTCAAAATCTTGCCCTCCCGAACCCACAGGTCTTCACTAAAAGTGCATGGAGAAAATGAGCTGTTGTACAAACATTATAGGTAGTTCAAGAGTTcccattaacatgtaatcaaatatgataataataaagcatatctggcgtgctgtccgaggggaGGGCTCTGAGACCTATAAGTAGTCCCCCCTCCTTAACTGGGATAGATATTTTAGTAGGGAGTTCAAAAACTGCTTCACAAGTTCGCATTAATATGTAATCAATAGGGTACTATgataataaagcatatttggcttGGTGTCCGAGGCTCTGAATTTTAGCCTGAAGCGCTCTTTAACTGGGATAGATGTACTAGCTAAGATTGAGGCGATGGGGTGCCCTGCTAAAATGCATTTGCGCTCATTGGCACCCCCTGCAGCAGGTGGTGCCCTAGGTAACCGCCTAGTTTCCCTATGCCTAAAAATGGCATGAGTTTTAGGTTTCATAAGAGAGAAGTGATGTTCCCTTTGCAGCCTGTGGTCTTTTAGGATCCTGCAGTTCACAAACTGTGTGATTGGGGCATCAGACACACTCTTGTTGGATGGCATGTCTCCCGAAATCCCACCCCTAGGCTTAAACACACCCTATGTGGAGAAATCAGAACTCTGGtctttcagtgttttttttacataaattattCTTTGTTCAATTAGTTTAATTTATTGAACAACCTGAACCCAGAAAAACCCATGTGGATGTGAAATgggtaaaattataaaaataacttacAGGCACATGCATTATGATGTACACTATATAATTTATCCAAAACCATTATATAGCTATCCCTATGGTTTACTTAAAAGGGATAAATAACATGCTTTGCTTTTAAACTAATTGAAAAGTGCtgtacatattaaaaaaaacacaactaacTGTCATTGGCACTTTGAACCCACAAACACATAAACTTTTTATGATACAGATTTAACTTTGAACTGTCAAACAATATTTCCTATTTCAGGATAATTCTCTTTACAGTTGGATCATATTGTTTATTCAATATTTAATCCATAATgaaacattattataaaaacagaagCGGTGATTTTGATGACAGTGTTAAAATGATGCAGCAGACGCGTATAAACAAACAACCAAACACAACAAAGAGAAATAACCTGACGAATAGATTAAAGCCGTCCATTTCATTAGATATCGGATCATCAGATCATATCAGATCATCGGCTGTCGTTTCATACACACTCACCGTTAATTCGCATACTTTTATTTGGTCCGCGCGCCTCTATTCCGTAGGAAGTGCTCGAGCAGTGTGTGTCACGCGCTCCGTCAGCTGATGAGGGGGCGTGGCTAAAGTAGAGAACGTGTTTAAAACAGAGGCGCGATGTCTGTCTTCAACGCATTGGTAACGTTTTGACATTTATGCATTATTATCTTGATATAAtcactttaaaactaaataatatcgTGAAACAAACAGGATGAGATGTGTATGTTTTTGTGTTACTGACATTCATCAAGGCAAGCCAAGGACAGTGCAAGTTTACATATAATGCGTGTAATTTAGCTGCACATTGCCTGTGGGCTCACTAATTTTAAAGGACAGATTTGAGTTAGCGGGCTTAACCCTCAGTTACAAACCCCTCACACGTGCGTCACAACTTTTGAAAACAACCCTTTAGGGtgaaacacacacattaatCTCTAACCCTTGCATTTCTGTCAGACAGCATAGTTCTCACATTTACAACATCACACATTACGGAAATGAGAGAGCAAACTTCAatcccatacagcaaaaataaatttctctggacaaaaatatgtttgacatacactcacctaaaggattattaggaacaccatactaatactgtgtttgacctccttttgccttcagaactgccttaattctacgtggcattgattcaacaaggtgctgaaagcattctttagaaatgttggcccatattgataggatagcattttgcagttgatggagatttgtgggatgcacatccaggacacaaagctcccgttccaccacatcccaaagatgctctattgggttgagatctggtgactgtgggggccattttagtacagtgaactcattgtcatgtttttgaaaccaatttgaaatgattcgagctttgtgacatggtgcattatcctgctggaagtagccatcagaggatgggtacatggtggtcataaagggatgtacatggtcagaaacaatgctcaggtaggctgtggcatttaaacgatgcccaattggcactacagggcctaaagtgtgccaagaaaacatcccccacaccattacaccaccagcctgcacagtggtaacaatgatggatccatgttctcattctgtttacgccaaattctgactctaccatctgaatgtctcaacagaagtcgagaattttggtgagcttgtgcaaattgtagcctctttttcctatttgtagtggagatgagatggtacccggtggggtcttctgctgttgtagcccatccatctcaaggttgtgcgtgttgtggcttcacaaatgctttgctgcatacctgcATAAATTTCTTGCCATGGGTTGTATGGTTcttgcccttgaaatacattttgaaatagatgttgatatataaaggttaaaactaaatattttttcaaaatctaaACAGtattatggtgttcctaatattcctttaggtgagtgtagttgTGTATGTTGTTTTTTACCTCACTGTCATGCTTGGCTTGATGATTAGATGTATTAGCGTGGGTgaggtgtatgtgtgtgcatgttttaaGGGGTGTCACTGACGTAGAAGCTTGAGGCATTGTCTGGTATAGGTCAGAGGTCGAGTAGTGAGCTAACTGACTGATTTAAAGTGATAAAATGCGTCATTCATAAACGTGTGATGAAAAGGCCAACTTGAAGGCTACCAATCACAAATTGTGccactttattttttacaaacaacCTCGAAGACATCAATAATCTACACACAGTTTCTAAATATATGCTATAAAAGCATCTGTCCCTCAAGATCCTAACAAGCCCGAAAAGGTTTTGTTTAGGCGTGCAAGAGTCTCAGGTCACCCGTGGGAGGAGTGTTGTAGGTGCGAGTGACATGAGCTCGAGCCCACGGGGCGACAGGCAATGTGAGATAAAACGCGCCGCTGCGCAAACCATGACGCGTTTGGCGTCTCCAAAGTACAAGACAcagaaagtcatttttacatttttcttgttttcaagAAGAAAAGTTAATTTTGTGGGTAATAGATAACATTAAATACACTAATTTTACGCAAAGGAAGACTAGGTTTTGTTAACAATAAGCTATACACttaaatttgtgttcgttttgAGGGAAAATAATTGCaaataaacagtaaaaaaaaagaaattcaaacAACTGAATGGAAATGAAGGTTTCGCCCGGGCTCGTGCTCTGCGTGTCTGTCACCATTCAGCTCGCGCTGCCTCAGCATCAACTGCGCGTACGCCCGTTGCCTAGCGACCACCTGCCAGTACCGGATCTGCAGGAGGACCCGAACCCGGCGCTTGAACCGGGGCAGCGGGATTTACTTCCTCGCTTTCTGTGGCAAAAACTCGGCAGCAGTTTTGACCCCCGCTATTCCTCCATTGACCCCCCGACGCGGGATAACGGGTCCGAGGTCACGCAAGAGCCGGCGATTGGTGTCGGACCGATGCCTCGTGAGTTTCAGGAGCTAACATTCGCAGATCTCAAAGCGGGATGGAAAACGCAGCGCAGAGTTCGGCGGTGGTTGTGGTCGTACACCCGGTGCCCGGTGGCGTCTGTCTGGAAGGATCTGGGCGTCCGGTTCTGGCCGCGATACGTCAAGGAGGGACGTTGCACGAGCGAACGGTCGTGTTCTCTACCAGTGGGCATGTTTTGCAAACCGGTAGAGTCCGTGAGTGTCACGCTGCTGCGGTGGCACTGCCAGGGCTCGCGCGCACTCAAGAGCTGCG
This window of the Misgurnus anguillicaudatus chromosome 19, ASM2758022v2, whole genome shotgun sequence genome carries:
- the LOC129436596 gene encoding N-acetylglucosamine-6-phosphate deacetylase — translated: MPSNKSVSDAPITQFVNCRILKDHRLQREDLWVREGKILNPEKLFFDEKGFADYKVDCGNKIIAPGFIDVQLNGGYGVDFSQASSDIKGGVALVAKKILEHGVTSFLPTLVTSPPIIYHKVIPEIKVQDGGPEGAGVLGLHLEGPFISEEKRGAHPPQFLRTFKAGGVADLIETYGRLENVAMVTLAPELANSEAAIHELAGRGIAVSLGHSMADLSQAEEAVQNGASFITHLFNAMLPFHHRDPGIVGLLTSDRIPPGRIVYYGMIADGIHTNPAALRIAHRAHPAGLVLVTDAVTAMGLPPGRHTLGQQQIDIQGLHAYVAGTTTLSGSIATMDMCVRHFREASGCTVEAALEAASLHPAQLLGITDRKGTLDYGTDADFVLLDDMLTVRETYIAGQQVWRK
- the LOC141351145 gene encoding noggin-2-like produces the protein MEMKVSPGLVLCVSVTIQLALPQHQLRVRPLPSDHLPVPDLQEDPNPALEPGQRDLLPRFLWQKLGSSFDPRYSSIDPPTRDNGSEVTQEPAIGVGPMPREFQELTFADLKAGWKTQRRVRRWLWSYTRCPVASVWKDLGVRFWPRYVKEGRCTSERSCSLPVGMFCKPVESVSVTLLRWHCQGSRALKSCAWILAHYPVISRCGCAC